From Rutidosis leptorrhynchoides isolate AG116_Rl617_1_P2 chromosome 3, CSIRO_AGI_Rlap_v1, whole genome shotgun sequence, a single genomic window includes:
- the LOC139900652 gene encoding probable receptor-like protein kinase At2g23200: MHENYNGPLRFSLEDIQFDTENFDDKHCVGKGGVGKIYEGKLPKGYHTIVAKLFDVKGGQGDKQFQNELQILSKYKHNNIISLVGYCAEKDAKIIVYEYASRGSLDRYLDDARLDWKTRLTICIDAAIALVFLHRAFRNDAITLIHRDIKTASILLNDKWKAKLANFGLSLIKDRDTDYAIDNVCCTKGYVDPVYLKSGFLTKESDINSFGILLFEVLCGRSEYLIHKQEGVSLPSFVKHSFDNGKLDEVVFEKIKNQTWSSVLTDFYTIA, encoded by the coding sequence ACTTGAAGATATACAATTTGACACTGAAAACTTTGATGATAAACATTGTGTCGGCAAAGGAGGGGTTGGGAAGATTTATGAAGGAAAACTTCCAAAGGGTTATCATACAATTGTTGCAAAGCTATTTGATGTAAAGGGTGGTCAGGGGGATAAACAATTTCAGAATGAGCTTCAAATTCTTTCCAAGTATAAGCACAATAACATCATCAGTCTTGTAGGCTACTGTGCCGAAAAAGATGCAAAAATCATTGTTTACGAGTATGCGTCAAGAGGAAGTCTTGATAGGTACTTGGATGATGCTCGTCTTGATTGGAAGACACGACTCACGATATGCATTGATGCTGCTATCGCACTGGTTTTCCTTCATCGAGCATTCCGAAATGATGCAATAACACTGATACATAGGGACATCAAAACAGCTAGCATTCTGTTAAACGACAAATGGAAAGCAAAACTTGCTAATTTTGGGCTTTCTTTAATAAAAGATAGGGATACTGACTATGCCATCGATAATGTGTGCTGCACAAAAGGATACGTGGATCCTGTTTACTTGAAATCGGGTTTCTTAACCAAAGAGTCTGATATAAATTCGTTTGGTATTCTTTTATTTGAGGTCTTATGTGGAAGATCGGAGTATTTGATTCACAAACAGGAAGGTGTGTCTCTACCAAGTTTTGTCAAACACAGCTTTGATAACGGAAAACTcgatgaagtggtgtttgagaaaaTTAAAAATCAAACCTGGTCGTCAGTACTGACTGATTTTTACACGATTGCCTAA